In Plasmodium gaboni strain SY75 chromosome 11, whole genome shotgun sequence, the following proteins share a genomic window:
- a CDS encoding hypothetical protein (conserved Plasmodium protein, unknown function) — MLSENKNKIKCFIYDYNEKLKLYIKLKRYVLNNFVIKNSQDGGTHKDKCVYCRGNKFYGIKTYDNFIECEKYNYSCIVNKLLENYENFVKSCVVSFYSYNENNNLTKLNDDDFIDDPMQILKIDYFSSKIVKQFFMKINQLYSNIEENEKEDKKVNKKKICYSIQYSYIHSNNFFDLLEFYEDKEYFQSIKSCTLKRSNIDSIKCKNNVNLTDISELKKFNEKNKQVKFTSIKKLKDILHTADKRMKEINDMLRGKKIYYFFTVIVIDIYDETDDVINTTMAYNKECIKENNNNKRYKKFYFINMFYDVKKEIYDNDDMLKKILFEMSNIIKYNYIDKKLKINISNYEIISKLMYELFYEIQNIHINIYWNFTHNEFNNNVEDLIVYFINSIDYKINNCIINFICNLKEEVSKNDTCKILNDEEKKCILQLNEKYEKIENILFKNIALDEYTKSNIIRKAIQIIPDNSMDNLLLLNKTFQQHYILYEEKEKDINENIYHLINEQNEIMKKYEENEKILQDDMNKIIDEIHLLDDKNLELKKEIQKHEELQKKYIKDEENRNKEDLKKLHTQNSILDEQYEHFLSFRKGSFVEDIIWKKQETQKNISLEQKNISHNNSIRDNVLDIINKHDEQYVKNFNQAKKYAQNKFEQSNELKKRYNHVIDKKVELFDVLKNTTHKLNEKVNSLMNNFRNAKELKLIYPIDSSFDILKNNYEKDNLIINNLKGYTDLLEQFKKQDFNDKQLHWINKMNSLSKKF; from the exons atgcTAAGTGAAAACAAGAATAAgataaaatgttttatatacgattataatgaaaaattaaaattatacataaaattaaaaagatatGTTTTAAACAACTTTGTAATAAAGAACTCACAAGATGGAGGGACCCATAAAGACAAATGTGTATATTGTCGTGGGAACAAATTTTATGGGATAAAAAcatatgataattttattGAATGTGAAAAGTATAATTATTCTTGCATAgttaataaattattagagaactatgaaaattttgtaaaaaGTTGTGTTGTTTCcttttattcatataatgaaaataataatttaacgaaattaaatgatgatgattTTATTGATGATCCAATGcaaattttaaaaatagaCTATTTCTCATCTAAAATTGTGAAACAgttttttatgaaaataaatcaattatatagtaatatagaagaaaatgaaaaggaagataaaaaagttaataaaaagaaaatttgTTATTCTATAcaatattcatatatacatagtaataatttttttgacTTGCTTGAATTTTATGAGgataaagaatattttcAATCGATTAAAAGTTGTACCTTAAAAAGAAGTAATATTGATAGTATAAAATGTAAGAATAATGTGAATCTAACTGATATTAgtgaattaaaaaaatttaatgaaaaaaataaacaagTAAAATTTACAAGTATAAAGAAATTGAAAGATATATTACATACAGCAGATAAGCGTATGAAAGAGATAAATGATATGTTAAGAGggaagaaaatatattatttttttacagTGATTgttatagatatatatgatgaaaCAGATGATGTGATTAATACAACAATGGcttataataaagaatgtatcaaagaaaataataataataagagatataaaaagttttattttataaacatGTTTTATGATgttaaaaaagaaatatatgataatgatgatatgttaaaaaagatattatttgaaatgtctaatattataaaatataattatatagataaaaaattaaaaattaatatttctaaTTATGAAATCATATCAAAATTAATGTATGAACTATTTTATgaaatacaaaatattcatataaatatttattgGAATTTTACACATAATGAGTTTAACAATAATGTGGAAGATCTGATAGTTTACTTTATTAATTCCATtgattataaaataaataattgtataataaattttatatgcAACCTAAAAGAGGAAGTAAGTAAAAATGATACATGTAAAATATTGaatgatgaagaaaaaaaatgtattttacaattaaatgaaaaatatgaaaaaattgaaaatatattatttaaaaatatagcTTTAGATGAATATACTAAAagtaatattataagaaaagCTATACAGATAATACCTGATAATTCAATggataatttattattattaaataaaactTTTCAACaacattatattttatatgaagaaaaagagaaagatatcaatgaaaatatataccATCTAATCaatgaacaaaatgaaattatgaaaaaatatgaagaaaatgaaaagatATTACAAGatgatatgaataaaataattgaTGAAATTCATTTACttgatgataaaaatttaGAATTAAAGAAAGAAATACAAAAACATGAAGAATTGcagaaaaaatatattaaagatgaggaaaatagaaataaagaagatttaaaaaaattacatacACAAAATAGTATATTAGATGAACAATATGAACATTTTTTGAGCTTTAGGAAGGGATCATTTGTTGAAGACATAATTTGGAAGAAACAAGAAACTCAAAAGAATATATCTCttgaacaaaaaaatatttcacATAATAATAGCATTAGAGATAATGTACTtgatataattaataaacATGACGAGcaatatgtaaaaaatttCAACCAAGCAAAAAAATATGCTCAGAATAAATTTGAACAGTCGAATGAATTAAA GAAAAGGTACAATCACGTCATTGACAAAAAAGTTGAACTTTTTGATGTTCTAAAAAATACAACAcataaattaaatgaaaaagtAAATTCTTTAATGAATAATTTTAGGAATGCAAAGGAGTTAAAACTTATATATCCAATAGATTCATCATTTgacattttaaaaaataattatgaaaaggataatttaattataaataatttaaaaggATATACCGACTTACTAGAACAGTTTAAGAAACAGGATTTTAATGATAAACAATTACATTGGATAAACAAGATGAATTCTTTATCCAAAAAATTTTAG